TCACCGACTTCCACCACGACCGCGCGGCTGCAATCAAGCAGGGGGCACCGGACATCTTCATGAATATTCTCACCACCGGCGGCCTGTGCGCCAGCTATCTCAGCGACTGGGCGGGTCCCGAAGCCGTCCTGCGCCGGCTCAGCCTGCGGCTGGGAGTGCCCAACTATCCCGGCGACACCATGACCCTGTCGGGAACGGTGCTGTCGGCGCGCAGCGAAGGCGGCGCGGGCCTGATCGAAGTAGGCCTGCGCGGCTACAACCGTTTGGGCAATCATGTCACAGGTCGCGTGGAACTGGCGCTGCCGGGCGCACGGAGGGGGCAATGAAGCGGGCATTCGCGGGAACCACGGCCATCGCCGGCATTGGGGCAACCGAGTTTTCGAAGAACTCGGGGCGTAGCAGCTTGCGCCTGGCGGTCGAGTGCAGCGCGGCAGCGATTGCGGACGCCGGGCTACGGCCGGATCAAATTGACGGCGTCGTCCTGTTCTCGGTCGAGGAGAGCCCGGAGATTGACGTAGCTCGTAGTCTCGGGATCAAGGAGATCACCCATTTCAGCCGCATCCATCACGGCGGCGGCGCGGCCTGCGGCACCATTCATCAAGCCGCCATCGCCGCTTACAGCGGTGCGGCCAAGTACGTACTGGTGTACCGCGCCTTCAACGAGCGCTCGGAATTCCGCTTCGGCGCCGGCGTGCACGAGCGCCCGCCAACGCCGAGCCCGGCTGACGTCGACTTCGGCTGGAGTTCGCCGTTCGGTTTGCTCACGCCGGCTTCGTGGGTAGCGATGTTCGCCCGCCGCTACATGTACGAGTACGGCGCCACCAGCGCGGATTTCGGACGGGTGGCGGTGGCCTGCCGCAAACACGCGGCGGCCAACCCGCAGGCGTTCTTCTATCAGAAGCCGATCACCCTCGAAGATCATCAGAACAGCCGCTGGATCGTCAAGCCGCTGCACTTGCTCGATTGCTGCCAGGAATCCGATGGCGGCCAGGCGCTGATCGTGACCACGCTGGAGCGTGCGCGCGACCTGCCCAAGGCGCCGGCGGTGATCGCCTCGGCGGTGCAAGGAGCGGCGGAAGATCAGCACATGATGAAGAGCTACTACCGAGAGTCGATCACCGGCATTCCTGAAATGGGCTTGTGCGCGCGCCAGTTGTGGGCGGATACCGGCCTCGGGCCGGAGGACATCCAGACCGCGATCTTCTACGATCACTTCACCCCGCTGGTGCTGCCGCAACTGGAGGAGTTCGGCTTCTGCCCCCGGGGCCAGGCCAAGGAGTTCATCAAAGACGGCGCCATTGAGTTAGGCGGGCGGCTGCCGATCAACACCCACGGCGGCCAGATCGGTGAAGCCTACATCCACGGTATGAACGGGATCGCCGAAGCTGTCAGGCAGATGCGCGGGACGTCGGTGAACCAAGTGCCGAACGTGCACAATGTCTTGGTCACTGCCGGTACGGCGGTGCCGACCAGCGCGCTGATCCTGTCACAAGCCCACTGACTGCGCCGGCCGGTTGAATAACAACGGGTGCGCGACACATTTGTGGGTAACGTGGTTCGGTGTTATGGCCGTCATTCCCGCGAAAGCGGGATCCAGTTTGGCGTTTGGCGGGTCGTAGCGAGCCGGTGCCGTGGATTCCCGCTTTCGCGGGAATGACAAATTGCGTCCCTTTCGGCCATGTCCGGGCCTCGGCCTGACAGTACACAGTACTGTCAGACTGGTGAGGATGTGCCCGGTCGGCTGCACGTTGCCCACAGATTTGTCGCACACCCAATAACAACGCACAGCAAAAAACCCGCTTGCTCACGCGCCCGGCGCGCACTACGCTGCCAGGCGGATCGTGCTTATGGAGAGTCATCGCGACGCCTTCGTCGAAAAGTTCGTCACCTTCCGCAAACTCGTGACCCCGAACCAGCTGCAACAAGCCAAGACCTTGGCCGCAGGTGATGGCGCGAAGTCGCTGTTGGAGGTGTTGCAGGAACTCGGCCTGGTCAGCGACGGCGACGCTGCGACCGTGGTACAGCTGTACCAAAAGAGCGTCGCCGACCAGAATCGCATCACCAACGCGCGCGCGGCGCAAAGGCCGCCCACCGCTGCGCCTGCCCCGGCCGCCAGCACTCCGGCTGCTCCCGAGCCGGTGCTAGTCCCCGCGGTGCCCGAGAGCGACGCTCCACGGATCGCCGGCTTCGGCGGCCTCGACGACTACCTCGCCTACGCCCGCGAGATTGCCGCCTCCGACGTACACCTCGCCATCGGCTGCCCGCCGCTGGTGCGCAAGTACGGCCGCCTGGCGCCGTTGCCGCGCAATGCGCTGGCGGCCGAGGAGAGCGAACGGCTGCTGTTCGGGATCTTGACCGACGAGCAGAGAGAGCGGCTCGGGGAGCAGAAGGCGCTCGACTTCTGTTACGTCGCCCCCGACGGCAGCCGCTATCGCGCCTGCATCCTGCGCCAGCGGCTGGGCTGGGACGGTGCCTTCCGGGTGGTGCAGTCGCGGGTTCCGGGCTTCGCGGAGCTCGGCCTGCCGGAGCAGTTGCAGCGCCTGACCGAGTTCAACCAGGGCTTGGTCCTGGTCACCGGGCCGAACGGCTGCGGCAAGTCCACCACCATGGCGGCGCTGGTCGAGTTGGTGAATCAGACTCGCGACGAGCACATCATCACGATCGAAGATCCGGTCGAGTATCACTTCGTGCCGGTGCACTCGCAGATAAATCAGCGGCAGGTGGGCGCCCACACCAAGAGCTTCTCGGCAGCGTTGCGGGCCGCCCTGCGCGAAGACCCGGACGTGATCATGATCGGCGAGCTGCGCGATCGCGAGACCGTCTCGCTCGCCATCACTGCGGCGGAGACCGGCCACCTGGTCTTCGGCACCATGCACACCACCTCGGCGGCACGCACCATCGACCGCATCCTCGACGTGTTCCCGGCCGACGAGCAGCCGCAAGTGCGCAGCATGATCTCCGAGTCGATCCGCGGCATCGTCTGCCAACAGCTGATTCCGCGCCGGGACGGCACCGGCCGGGCGCCGGCGCTCGAAATCATGATGAACACACCGGCGGTCGCCAACCTGATTCGCGAGCGCAAGCTGTTCCAAATCCCCTCGATCATTCAGACCTCGAAGCAACTCGGGATGCAGCTGCTCGACAATTCCCTGCTCGAGCTGGTGAACGCCGGCGTCATCGACGGAGCCGACGCCTTCTACGCCGCAGACAACAAGGGCCCCTTTCTCAAGTGGGCGCCCAAGATCGACGGCGTCAGCGCGGAGGGATAGCGCGATGGCGCAGATCGATCGGTTGTTCGATGTCATGCTGGCCGAGGACGGCTCGGACCTGCATCTGGCCGAGGGGCAGCCGCCGAAGATCCGCCGCCACGGGCATTTGACCGCGCTCGATCAGCCGGTGCTGACGGCCGAGACGATGCACGGCTACCTGCACGAGATTTGCACCCCCGAGCGCTGGCAGCACTTCCTGGCTGCCGGTGACTTGGATTTCGCCTACGCTTTCGCCGACAAGGCGCGCTTCCGCTCGAACTACTTCCACCAAGCGCACGGGCTGGGGGCGGTCTTCCGTACCATCCCGAGCCGGATCAAGACGCTCGAAGAGCTCAACCTACCGCGGGTGTTGAAATCATTCAGCCTGTTACGTTCCGGCCTGGTGTTGGTCACCGGCCCGACCGGCTCGGGGAAATCGACCACGCTGGCGGCGATCATCGACTTGATCAACGAGACCAGCGCCCGCCACATCTTGACGATCGAGGAGCCGATCGAGTTCGTGCACCCGAACAAGACCTCGGTCTTCTGCCAGCGCGAGGTCGGTACCGATCTGAACTCCTTCGCCGATGGCCTACGCACCGCCGGGCGGCAGGACTGCGATGTGATTCTGGTCGGCGAGATGCGTGATTACGAAACCATCTCGCTCGCCGTCAGCGCCGCGACCACCGGCTCGCTGGTGTTCGGCACCCTGCACACCAACTCCGCGGTCAAGACCGTCGATCGCATCATCGACGCCTTTCCGGCCGCCCAGCAGGCGCAGATCCGCACCATGCTTGCCGATTCGCTCAAGGGCGTGTGCGCACAGATCCTGCTGCGCTCGGCCGACGGCAACAGCCGCATCGCCTGCAACGAGATCCTGTTGTCGAACTCGGCGCTGGCGAACACCATCCGCGAGGGCAAGACGCCCAACATCCGCAACATCATCCAGGGCGGCCGCAGCCAGGGCATGCAGCTGATGGACGATGCCATTCAGAAGCTCCTCAGCGAGCAGAAGATCACCCGCGAAGAGGCCTACCTGAAGGCCACGGAGAAATCCCGCTTCAGCCCGCCCGCGCCCCACGAGTAGCCGCGCACGCCCCGCCTCGCCGGCGGCGATGGTGTTCGTCTGTCCTACCTGACCGACGGCGACCCCTCTCGATGGCGTTAATCGGTTGGGGTTCTTCAAGCCCCTGTTTCTGCCGGTGCCACACGGCGTGGCGGCGCCCGGCGCCTTGATCGGTGCCGGCAACTTCCTTGAACTGGCGGTAGCAACGGCCATCGCGCTGTTCGGCCCAGGGCCCGGGGCCGCGTTGGCCGCCGTCGTCGGCGTGCTCGTCGAGCTGCCCGTCGTGCTCTCCGTGTGCGGAGTGTGCAACCGGACACGTTACTGGCGCTCAGCTGCTGGTGACGATGGGCTGCGGCGAGAGTTGTCCGGTAGTGCCGGGCTGGCGCCGGCAGGACTGGAGCCTGCCCGACCCGAAAGGGCAGTTGATCGAGCACGTGCGCGCGCTCCGCGACGAGATCCGCCACCGCGTCGAGCAGCTCATCAGGGCTGAGGGCTGGCAGGGTCACGGATGAAGCGGGTCCCTCTACGACTGCCCAGGCTCCGGCCGATGAGACTGCCCGCTGAGGCTTTCGGCTCGCAGACAAGGGGCGATATGGAGCGTGATCGCCAAGTCAAGCTCAGTTGACGATTGATGCGCTGTTGTGGGTAGGTAAGTAAGTAATTGCAGTCTGCGAGGATTAACTTGACTCGCACTTTATCTTCATGGTACGGGAGCACGCTTTATGTATTGGGCACCGCTCGGCGTTGGTTGAACGAAGGTACAACCGCTCGTCGATGTAGAGAGCAACTGGCCGGTAAGGTGGCGGTGCCGCATTCAGGAGGGGACCGATGCAGGCATGGTATTACCACGCATGTCATCACCGCCGGATGCACACCCACCGGCAGTGCAAGTATAGCCGCAGCTTGCCGCGCCATCTCAGCCGGCCTCAAGACGGGGCGGACGGGAAGATCTATCATGCTCGTCGCTAAAGTGGCTGAGCGTCGCATTAGCGGGGACAGCGCCCACCCGCCAAGTTCGGTCCCGGGCGCAGTCCTTCGGAGCCGCCTCTCGGGTACCAGACTCGTCGGCCGAGAGCGTGAGATAGCCTCCCTTTCAGCGGCAACAACCGAGGCCTTCGCGGGCTCGGGGCGGATTGTGTTCCTCAGCGGCGAACCGGGCGTCGGCAAGAGCGCTCTGGCTATGAGCACAGCTCGGGAGGCGCAGCGCCAGGGTGCGTGGATCAGCTATACTCGCGGCTGGAGCGGCGACCGGCTCATCCCCTTCTCCCCTTGGTACCGCATCCTGGCGGCGGTAGACGCTGACCTCCTCCCGCCAGAGCTTGGCGCCACCTACCTTAGCTTGCAGCAGCTACTGGCCGACTCCGCGCAAGTGGCGGGTGCCGGAATTGGTTCGGGCGCCCGCGACAAGCAGCCGGAGCGATGCGGCGAAAATACCGCCCCTGGCGTTTCCGCTCGCCTGATCTCGTTCTTCAGGAAGCTGGCTCGCCTGCGCCCCGTGTGCCTCGTGTTCGACGATTTGCAGCTAGCCGATCCGGCTTCACTGGCCGTGATCGCACAGCTCAGCGACCACATCCCGGCGACCAGGCTGCTGGTACTCGGCGCGTATACCACCGCGGAGCTAGCGGCCGTGCACCAGTTGCGTGATCTTCTGACCGAGCTCGCTCGCCATCCAGCCGCCGAGTGGCTAACGCTAGGCCCGCTGGCGCCGCGAGACATTGCTCGCCTCATTGAGCACGCCATCGGCAAGCGGCCGTCTGGGCCGCTGGTAGCAGCAATTTACCGGCGAACTGACGGGAACCCCTGGCTAGCCATCGAACTCATCAATTTTCTGCAATCGCACGGCGGCAGCACCGAGCAGGCGGCTTCGACCTGTCCCGTACCGGAATGTGTTCGCCAACGCGTTCGCGGCTGGCTTGCCAGGCTTTCCTCGTCGTGTCAGCGCACCCTCTACTCTGCTAGTGTCATGGGCGCTCGCTTCCACCCGTCCGAGCTTGCGGTGGTTTCCGGCTTGGAACCACAAGTGGTCTCGACAGCTGTAGCTGAAGCCATGGCGGCGGGGCTGATCGCTGCGGAGGTGGATGGCGCCGGCCGATACCGGTTTATCCACGGGTTAGTTCGCGACGCGATTCACGAGCACCTGCCGCACAGCCAACGCCTTGAAGCGCGCAACGATCTGCCCAAAGGCGGGCCTGCGACCACGCAGAAGCACGAAAGCGTCTTTCGCCGAGAAGGGCAATACTGGACGATCGTGTTCGGAGGACAAGTGGTCCGGCTGCGAGACACAGCGGGACTCCGCTACATCAGTTACCTGATTCGGCATACTGGCCAAGATGTGCACGTGATCGAGCTCGTCGGTGCACGTGGTAACGGCAATGGTACCTGTGCTGCGCCGGCCGTGCCCCCTAACCCGGCCCAACTCGCCGCCGAAGGGCTCCAGTTCGGCTGGGGCAATGGCAACGGGGTCGTGCTCGACACCGCCGCAAAGGCTGCCTACCAGCGCCGCCTTACCAGCCTGGATGAGGATCTCGAAGAGGCGCGCCGGTGCAACGATACCGGGCGCATCGCCGTGGTGCAGCGGGAGATGGATTTCCTATTGTCACACCTAGCCGGGGCTCTGCGTGAAGATGGCCGCAGCCGCGGCACAAACTCCGCCGCCGGGCGGGCGCGCGTGAATGTATGCAACAGCATCTCGGCAACGATAAAGACGTTGCGCGAGCACTTGCCGGCTTTGGCGCGCCATTTCGCCAACAGCATCCGAACCGGCATCCTCTGCCGCTACAGCCCAGGCGGCGCCAGCCCTTGGAATACCTGATCTCGTACCGAGTCGCTTGGCACATTGTTGCGCCGATTCCAACAACTGTTGCCCCTCTCCCAACGCCCAAACCATGCCGGATTTGCTGGCGAGGAAATACTTACCGTGGGCGTAGCCCACCCAGAACGGAGGGGTATATGACTCGATCAGATCGATTTCTCTCGTTGTTAGCGTTGTCGTTGCTGGCGGCGTTGATCAGCCCCGGATGCGCGGTGCGGCAGCACCGCGGGGAAACTCCGGTCACGGTCGAGCTACTCGATACTTCCGGCGTTCGGCCCCGTCGCGTTGAGAACGTCGAGGTGGGGGACTCGCTCTCGCTGGCGTTGAGCGGGCTGGCGCCCCGGCAGGGAGTCGAGATTCACCTGAGTGACGATACCCGCCGGCTCTGGTCCTACGCCCGGCTCTACGCCGACGGAGACGGGAGGATCGCGCCCACTCTGTTTTGGTACCAGAGTGGGGTCGTCGGCACGGGATCGCGATCGAGGCGGCAAGCGCCAGAAACGGGCTTCGTTACTTTCCGAGAGGCGGAGGAGTATTTCGCCCGCCATCCGCTGCAACTCAGGGTTCGCAGCGTGGACACGCGCACGCTTCCGAGAGGACAGGGCGCGGGCGAAAACCCAAGACCGACCAGCGCCCTCACCGCGTGGCTGCCCTGGAACAAGCCCTCCTCGCGTATCCTCTGGAAAGGCGGGTTCTCTGTCCGGCCCCGCAAGTCACCCGCGCTGTATCCCTCCGATGCCAATGGCGTGCTGATGAACGCTGTCGAGGCCGCCAAAGAGGATCTCTACGTGACCGGCACCAACTTTCCTGCCGGCTCCACTGTCCACCTCTTTGCCGTACCGAATCAGTACGCCTGGAAGATCGGAGACGCGCTACAGGATCGGACCGGCAAGTTGGGCAAGGCTGAGATCGAGGTGGTTCAGCTTCAAGGAAACGAGACCGGCTTTACCCGGAAGGTCTGGGATCACGCCAACGCCCAACCGGGCGCCTACGACGTAGTAGCCAAGATCGGAATGAGCCAGGACCCTCCGGTCCTTCAGCCCAATGACGTGCTCTCGTTCAGCGGCGACACCGGCGTCATTCTCTACATCATCACACCCGAGGGCCACGTTGTTATCGAGTCCGCCGGGCGCAAAACTGTTCCTGACGAACAGCCGTATTTCGTGTTCTCCAACAAGTTTCGGTTGGACGACACGGTTTGGGGTGCTGTCGACCCGATCGACGTACCGCCCGGTCATACCGGCGGCACGTTTGCTGCCCACTGGGTGGTCAAGCACCGGTCCAAGAGCGAGTGGGACAACTCCGTCCAAACCGCACTGCAAGACGTCACCGAAGCTAACGACCCCGAGGTTCACCAAGTAAAGTACTCGTGCGTCAACGGGACGATGGAGGCCCTTTGGCATAAGGCCGGGATGTTAGGCGGAACGACGCCCCAGACCAACCTCATCGAGAACTACGATGTGGTCGTCGATTTCGGCGGCCCGCCGGCAGACGACCAAGCCTCTTTCGTCAGCAATAACATGTATGACAAAGGGACGGATTTCCTCGACGGCTACGACAAGCCGGGGTTCGTGGTTTGCAAGCCGGGGGGTACTCCGGATACTGATGGAGACGGCATCGCCGATGCCTGCGACAACTGTGTTCAGGTCGCTAATCCAGGCCAGGAAGACTCGGATGCGGGTGGCGTTGGCGATGCCTGCGACAATTGCATCGATGAGGCCAACCCGGACCAGCTCAACACGGAGTGCACGGCAACCTGCGATGCCTCCCACCCGCAGTGCTGCGGCAACAAAGTCGGCGACGTATGTGATCCCTGCCCCGACATGCATCCCGACAGCTGCGACAAAGACCGCTCCGGCGGGAGTACCGTCGGCCCGTCGGGCGGTTGGGTCTCCACTCCCGCAACCGATAGTGCCAATTGCTTCTATGCCGACGTTCCTCCGGGGGCAGTGACTCAACTGACCAGCCTCTCGCTGACGACAGGGTCCTCGACGACTGACATAACGCTGACCTCTTCATCGGCCCCAGCGAACAAGGTGTACAACTTGAGCCTCAGGCCAAACATGCACTTCCAGCAGCCGGTCACCGTGTACCTGTGCTGGGACGATCAAGACGACAACGGCAAGCCGGATGGCAAGAACTATCTCGAGACAAACCTGGTGCTCAAGCAAGCTGGCAAGTCGTTTGGTTTGTACGGGTTTGACGCAGCCGGACCATTTCCGTGTAGTTTCCATACGGCCGGAACCGGAAACGGCTGCGAGAAAGTGAATGACGGCGAAGTGGTAGCCAACTGTGCTGATGCGCCCGGGACGGGCAAGTCGACCGTGGCGGGCTGCTGCGATCCCGACTCGAACACGTGGGTTTTCCAAACCTGCGATTTCTGATCGCGCAAACCGTCGGCAAAGCGCGAGAGCGGGGGCGGTAGGGACAACGACCTCAGGCGTTAGTCGCTGCGGCGTCTGTAAGCGAAGCCACTCCCGGCGGCGGACCGGTGCTCAGTGACGAACGAAGCGTCGCAGCGCCTGGCGCATGGGGGCGTCACCGAGCAGCCAGGCGCCTGGCAGGGCGACGGCTGTGAATAGGGCTGCGCCCCCGACCAGTGTGAGCGGCGCCGTGCCGGCGGCGCCGGTGTGCGCGCCGATCGTGAAGCGAACAACCACCGCAGCGACGGCGGCGACAGCGGCGGCCCGGGCCGCCGTCCCGAACAGCGCGGACAAGTCAGGCGCCCCATGCAGCCGGCGGGCAAGTAAGAGCGTGGCGAGGGCATTGGTGCTCATACCGATGGCGCCGGCGGCTGCCAGGCCGAGCACGCCGAAGCGTTGGCCGACGGCGAGATACAGCGGGATGGCGGCTAGCGCAACCGTGGTGCCGAGCAGCATCGGCCGCCAGGTGTCGCCGCGGGCGTAGAAGGCGCGCGCGGCGATCTGTTGTGTTATCCAGGCCGGCACCGCTGTCGCCAGCACCGCCAAGATCGCGGCCACCTGCGTGGTGTCGGCGCTGCCGAAGGCGCCGCGCTGGTAGATCACCTGCACCAGCGGTGTCGCCAGCGCGAAGAAGGCGCCGGCACCCAGCCATGCCAGCGCCAGGCCCGCTTGCAGCGTGCGCAACATCATTTGATTGAGTTCGTCGCGCCGCTCCTCCGCCCACAGCCGCGCCAGTAGCGGCAGCGCCGCGGCTGCCAGGGCTTGACCGACAACCGCCACCGGCACCTGCATCAGCCGGCGCGCGTAGCCAAGATGGGCCACCGTGCCCGGCGCCAACAACGCCCCGAACCAACGCTCATACCACTCGTCAACCGTGAGCAGGGTCTGCCCGAACATCAGTGGCGCCGCCACCACGAGGTAGGCCAGAAAGACCCGATCGCCGGGCGCCAGCCGCAGGCGCAGGCGCACGCGGCCGCGGGCGTCCCACAGCGGCGCCGCAAACGGCCCCAGCACCGCGCCGATCAGTGCGCCCCAAGCAAACCCTTCCACCCCCTGTTGCAGCCGCGGCGCCAGCAGCAGGCCGCCGGCGATGATGCCGCCGTTGTACAACACCGGCGCGATCGCGGCCGCGCCGAAGCGCTGGCGCGCCAGTAGCGTGGCATTGACGATGCCGCCGGCGATGAAGAACACCTGCGCCGGCAGCACAATGCGCGTAAGCCGGACCGTGAGCGCCCGGGTCGCCGGATCAAAGCGCGGAAACTGCACCGCAAT
The window above is part of the Deltaproteobacteria bacterium genome. Proteins encoded here:
- a CDS encoding AAA family ATPase, with translation MLVAKVAERRISGDSAHPPSSVPGAVLRSRLSGTRLVGREREIASLSAATTEAFAGSGRIVFLSGEPGVGKSALAMSTAREAQRQGAWISYTRGWSGDRLIPFSPWYRILAAVDADLLPPELGATYLSLQQLLADSAQVAGAGIGSGARDKQPERCGENTAPGVSARLISFFRKLARLRPVCLVFDDLQLADPASLAVIAQLSDHIPATRLLVLGAYTTAELAAVHQLRDLLTELARHPAAEWLTLGPLAPRDIARLIEHAIGKRPSGPLVAAIYRRTDGNPWLAIELINFLQSHGGSTEQAASTCPVPECVRQRVRGWLARLSSSCQRTLYSASVMGARFHPSELAVVSGLEPQVVSTAVAEAMAAGLIAAEVDGAGRYRFIHGLVRDAIHEHLPHSQRLEARNDLPKGGPATTQKHESVFRREGQYWTIVFGGQVVRLRDTAGLRYISYLIRHTGQDVHVIELVGARGNGNGTCAAPAVPPNPAQLAAEGLQFGWGNGNGVVLDTAAKAAYQRRLTSLDEDLEEARRCNDTGRIAVVQREMDFLLSHLAGALREDGRSRGTNSAAGRARVNVCNSISATIKTLREHLPALARHFANSIRTGILCRYSPGGASPWNT
- the murJ gene encoding murein biosynthesis integral membrane protein MurJ, with translation MTKAAERTRLGVAALLMAASVLLSRVLGYAREMVLAYRAGAGAATDAYYAAFQLPDLLNYLLVGGALSIAFLPLYTRLLARGEQAAADHLCATVLGTLGTIAALATAVLWWWAEPLIAVQFPRFDPATRALTVRLTRIVLPAQVFFIAGGIVNATLLARQRFGAAAIAPVLYNGGIIAGGLLLAPRLQQGVEGFAWGALIGAVLGPFAAPLWDARGRVRLRLRLAPGDRVFLAYLVVAAPLMFGQTLLTVDEWYERWFGALLAPGTVAHLGYARRLMQVPVAVVGQALAAAALPLLARLWAEERRDELNQMMLRTLQAGLALAWLGAGAFFALATPLVQVIYQRGAFGSADTTQVAAILAVLATAVPAWITQQIAARAFYARGDTWRPMLLGTTVALAAIPLYLAVGQRFGVLGLAAAGAIGMSTNALATLLLARRLHGAPDLSALFGTAARAAAVAAVAAVVVRFTIGAHTGAAGTAPLTLVGGAALFTAVALPGAWLLGDAPMRQALRRFVRH
- a CDS encoding lipid-transfer protein, translating into MKRAFAGTTAIAGIGATEFSKNSGRSSLRLAVECSAAAIADAGLRPDQIDGVVLFSVEESPEIDVARSLGIKEITHFSRIHHGGGAACGTIHQAAIAAYSGAAKYVLVYRAFNERSEFRFGAGVHERPPTPSPADVDFGWSSPFGLLTPASWVAMFARRYMYEYGATSADFGRVAVACRKHAAANPQAFFYQKPITLEDHQNSRWIVKPLHLLDCCQESDGGQALIVTTLERARDLPKAPAVIASAVQGAAEDQHMMKSYYRESITGIPEMGLCARQLWADTGLGPEDIQTAIFYDHFTPLVLPQLEEFGFCPRGQAKEFIKDGAIELGGRLPINTHGGQIGEAYIHGMNGIAEAVRQMRGTSVNQVPNVHNVLVTAGTAVPTSALILSQAH
- a CDS encoding type IV pilus twitching motility protein PilT, with amino-acid sequence MESHRDAFVEKFVTFRKLVTPNQLQQAKTLAAGDGAKSLLEVLQELGLVSDGDAATVVQLYQKSVADQNRITNARAAQRPPTAAPAPAASTPAAPEPVLVPAVPESDAPRIAGFGGLDDYLAYAREIAASDVHLAIGCPPLVRKYGRLAPLPRNALAAEESERLLFGILTDEQRERLGEQKALDFCYVAPDGSRYRACILRQRLGWDGAFRVVQSRVPGFAELGLPEQLQRLTEFNQGLVLVTGPNGCGKSTTMAALVELVNQTRDEHIITIEDPVEYHFVPVHSQINQRQVGAHTKSFSAALRAALREDPDVIMIGELRDRETVSLAITAAETGHLVFGTMHTTSAARTIDRILDVFPADEQPQVRSMISESIRGIVCQQLIPRRDGTGRAPALEIMMNTPAVANLIRERKLFQIPSIIQTSKQLGMQLLDNSLLELVNAGVIDGADAFYAADNKGPFLKWAPKIDGVSAEG
- a CDS encoding PilT/PilU family type 4a pilus ATPase, whose translation is MAQIDRLFDVMLAEDGSDLHLAEGQPPKIRRHGHLTALDQPVLTAETMHGYLHEICTPERWQHFLAAGDLDFAYAFADKARFRSNYFHQAHGLGAVFRTIPSRIKTLEELNLPRVLKSFSLLRSGLVLVTGPTGSGKSTTLAAIIDLINETSARHILTIEEPIEFVHPNKTSVFCQREVGTDLNSFADGLRTAGRQDCDVILVGEMRDYETISLAVSAATTGSLVFGTLHTNSAVKTVDRIIDAFPAAQQAQIRTMLADSLKGVCAQILLRSADGNSRIACNEILLSNSALANTIREGKTPNIRNIIQGGRSQGMQLMDDAIQKLLSEQKITREEAYLKATEKSRFSPPAPHE